The Paenibacillus spongiae nucleotide sequence GCAGGAGTCATGTGATTTTCGCGATGCGCATGCGGATTTCGAAGGCTGCAGCACGGTCGTTCTCGGCATCAGCATCGACACGGCGGAGACGCATGACCGTTTTATCGAGAAGTACGGGCTCCCCTTCGAGCTGCTGGCGGATACGGAGCATAAGGTGTGCGAGCTATACGGCGTCTGGCAGATGAAAAAGCTGTATGGTCGGGAGTATATGGGGCTTGTGCGCTCTACGTTTCTCATCGACGAGAAAGGCAAGCTGATCCGCGAATGGCGCAATATACGGGTGAAGGGGCATGTGCAGGAGGTTCTGCAAGCCGCTTGCGAGCCTGCTGGCAAGACGAAGAAGTAGCTGAATGCGAAGCTTTAATAGAGGATGTCCTGCATGAATAATGGGCTGTAATGGCTCGTGATCAGGCGGGGCGCCTCTTTTTTGTACCTGATAAGAGAAAGAATGCACATTCGCAGATCCATCATACGGTTCATATGGAGCGCCAGAGGGGTATAGCCTGGCGCTCTTTGGCATGAGCGGACACCGTGAACGGTAAGGAATACTCCTTGCCAATACGCAGCCGACTTCTGCAATCTAGCAGGTGTAAATAGGGTCGCAGCTGGCGAAACTGATAGATATAGCAGGAACAGTAGAGGAAGGATGCGTGATAGGATGATTCCGCAACCATGGTTGAATGAAATGGAGGACGAACGCCGGGAGACGGACGGCTGGCCCGAAGCTTCGGCCAAGCTGCTGGTTCTTATGATGGCGAGGGTGAATACGGTATTGCTGGGCAAGACGGAGGTCGTGAAGCAATCGTTCGCCGCGCTGCTGTCGGGCGGGCATGTGCTGCTGGAGGATGTGCCCGGCGTCGGCAAGACGATGCTGGCGCGGGCGATCGCGCGCGTGATGGGCGGGGAGTTCAAGCGAATCCAGTTTACGTCGGACCTGCTCCCGGCCGACGTCGTCGGCGGTCTAGTATGGGACGCCAAGCGGGGGGAGCTGGTCTTCCGGCAAGGGCCGCTGATGGCCAATGTCGTGCTGGCCGACGAGATTAACCGGACGCCGCCGCGCACGCAGTCGGCGCTTCTCGAAGCGATGGAGGAGCGAAGCGTAACGGCCGACGGCCAGACGATGCGGCTGCCGATGCCATTCATGCTCATCGCTACCCAGAACCCGCTCCGCGACGATGGGACCTACCCGCTGCCGGAGGCGCAGCTGGACCGGTTTCTGATGCGGCTGTCGATCGGATATCCGGCTCCCGAATACGAGGTGCAGATGCTGGAGAATATACCGCCGAGACCGCAGCCGGAGCAGCTGAAGCCGGTCATTGTTCCCGAAGAATGGATGCGCATGCAGCGTGATGCGCAGTCGGTGCATGTGCATCCGGAGCTGCTCGCCTATGCGGTGCATATTGCCGGGATCACACGCACGGCACCCGAGCTGTCGCTCGGCGCAAGCCCACGGGCGACACGAGATTGGATAAGAGCGGCGCAAGCGACGGCTTACTTGGACGGTCGACGGTTCATACTGCCCGACGACCTGAAGGCGACTGTGGAACCTGTGCTTGCGCATAGACTCATGCTGCATGACGAAGCCGCCGCCGGCGGTGCCAATACGATTATCGTGCTGAGGCGTCTCGTCGCGGAAGTGCCGGTTCCGACTCCTAATGCGGAGAGCGGGCGAAGACGGTGAAGAAACGGAAAGCGATAATCGGAGGACCGTATATAGCCGGGCAAAATGGCAGGGGATCGCAGAACGGAAGCCTTGCTGCGAACGGTGCGGCTGCGAGAGCCGACGGGAGCGGAGGCTTCGGCGTGCTTGCTTCCGGCCTGCCCGGATCCCCGGCAGCGGGATTGCGAAGCCGGCACTTCGCAAGATTGCTGCTGCTGGCGGCGGCAATTGGATGCGGCTTTGCCTTGAATGCGCGGAGCGGCGCTGCGGAATGGCTGCTCTTCTCCGTGACAAGCGCGGCTGCATTTATCGGCTGGGTATTGCCATATGCGCTCGCCGGTACATGGACCGTGCACCGCGAGCAAATCGAGCAAACGGCATACGAGGATGGAGGAGAAATGCGTATCCGGCTTAAGCTTCTTTCCAGCCGTCCGCTTCCGTTCATGTGGGTATCCGTTCGCGAGGAACTCGCGAATGTGGCCCATGATCGCGACCGCACAATTTCGATCCCGTTCCGAACGGTATATATCCCTTGGTTAGCCCGCAGCAGAACCATTACGTATACGGTAACGGACTTGCGGCGCGGCGTGCTTGCCTTTCAGCCCGTCCGGATCGAGGTGGGGGATCTGCTGGGCATGACCGTGCGCACATTCACCGTGCCTTGTCCGGGGCAAGCGGTGGTGCTTCCGAAGCCGCCGGAAGGCGAGCGCGTGGTTTCGATGCCTGGCGCTGCGCCGGGCCCCATGCCGCTGGGTCATTCCCAGGCAAGAATAGCTGCGTCTTCGCCGTTATCGGCAGCCCTTCCGGTTCTGCAGGCCGGGAGCGGACCGGATTCCAGGACGTACGTCCCCGGCGATCCGCTGCGGCGGATTAACTGGCGGGCAATGGCGAGGGGACTTGGCATGCAAACCCGGGTCGAGCAGCCCGGGCAGCCGGGCGAATCGGTCATACTGCTCG carries:
- a CDS encoding DUF58 domain-containing protein, with protein sequence MKKRKAIIGGPYIAGQNGRGSQNGSLAANGAAARADGSGGFGVLASGLPGSPAAGLRSRHFARLLLLAAAIGCGFALNARSGAAEWLLFSVTSAAAFIGWVLPYALAGTWTVHREQIEQTAYEDGGEMRIRLKLLSSRPLPFMWVSVREELANVAHDRDRTISIPFRTVYIPWLARSRTITYTVTDLRRGVLAFQPVRIEVGDLLGMTVRTFTVPCPGQAVVLPKPPEGERVVSMPGAAPGPMPLGHSQARIAASSPLSAALPVLQAGSGPDSRTYVPGDPLRRINWRAMARGLGMQTRVEQPGQPGESVILLDTSLAAYGRDGRLFDASVGRAAMAIHYAVRAGRSVTVLYSGIRLHVRADDPAQLRRALEELARIRAEDVMPLSERLREIMAKLPRGADIICITAEEDGEPAGGTVTGAGTEGATGAGSGSGSGAKAATGAGSGSGSRAKVGTGADAGLGSRAKAETNSDAFTAADAAAIDRVEAIRQAARLAAVRGGALYLWLGCEWSDPAAREQIWRSSLQNADCRLSILPMPADYMRQPVVMEGGERDGFMVQ
- the bcp gene encoding thioredoxin-dependent thiol peroxidase: MATIKPKAFVGKKAPDFTLPASGGREVKLSDYLGRKVVLFFYPKDLTPACTQESCDFRDAHADFEGCSTVVLGISIDTAETHDRFIEKYGLPFELLADTEHKVCELYGVWQMKKLYGREYMGLVRSTFLIDEKGKLIREWRNIRVKGHVQEVLQAACEPAGKTKK
- a CDS encoding AAA family ATPase; translation: MIPQPWLNEMEDERRETDGWPEASAKLLVLMMARVNTVLLGKTEVVKQSFAALLSGGHVLLEDVPGVGKTMLARAIARVMGGEFKRIQFTSDLLPADVVGGLVWDAKRGELVFRQGPLMANVVLADEINRTPPRTQSALLEAMEERSVTADGQTMRLPMPFMLIATQNPLRDDGTYPLPEAQLDRFLMRLSIGYPAPEYEVQMLENIPPRPQPEQLKPVIVPEEWMRMQRDAQSVHVHPELLAYAVHIAGITRTAPELSLGASPRATRDWIRAAQATAYLDGRRFILPDDLKATVEPVLAHRLMLHDEAAAGGANTIIVLRRLVAEVPVPTPNAESGRRR